Within bacterium, the genomic segment AACTAACCGAAAAGACAGGTATCAGATGATGCGATTGCGAATTGCTTTTGCAATGGCCTCTGATTTAGTGGATGCATGCAGTTTGGTATATATGTTTCTGAGATGGTATTTAATTGTGCTGATGTGAATATGTAGATCGTCGGCAATGGACTCGTGTGTATACCCTTTCGATAGGCGAGTTAATATGTCGCGTTCACGTTCAGAAAGCGTTATTTTTTGATCTTCAGTTACGTTATAAGAGTGAAACGCTTTCAGCAAACTAACGATTTTTTTTGCAATGTTTGCATTCATAGGTGAACCTCCGCTGCATACCTCGCGAATAGATTCGAGGAGACGAATTGGTTGTGTATGCTTCACCAGGTAACCATCTGCACCACTAAGCAACGCCTCTAAGATTAATTCATTATCGTCATATACTGTGAGCATGATGATATTAATATTGGCGTAATGCGCCTTAATGTGTTTAAGAGCTTGTATTCCTGACATGCCCGGCATTTTTATGTCCATTAATATTACATTTGGCAACGTTCTTTTTAATTTTTCCAAAAGGGTTTCGGCGTCAGCATAAGTGCCAATGCACCGAAATCCGTCTGTTCCATTAATGAGACTTGATAACCCTTGACGGACGGTCACATTGTCATCAGTAATAATGACTTGAATTTCGCTCATTTCAATTTTCCTCGGTACTCCACCGTTGTTCCTGTCTTTTCAGTACTGTATATAAGCAATTGGCCGCCAATACTGGCAGCTCTCTTTTTCATGTTACCAATACCCATACCTTGAACAGTTTTTTCATCGTAGCCGATGCCGTCATCAACAAGTTTGATTCTAATGAGGTTTCCGACTTTTGAAATGCAAAGATACATTTCGCGGCAGTGACTGTGTTTAATGCAATTGTGAATGGCTTCTTTGAAAATTAAAAATAACTGGCGACGGGACTCCATAGAGATATTCAGCTCATCGGTAAAGCCCAGATTCTCAATTCGAAATTTAATATTCATAATACTTAAAATATCCGAGTAATAATCGCTGAGTCGGATAGTCAATGCTTGAGCGGAATCATTTATAGGGTTAACAATCCATAACACGTCGCTAAAATTAGTGATTAAGTCATTAGATCTTTGCGATATGGTCTGCAGTATTTGTAATACTGGCATAGGGTCGTCGATACTATTTTTCTGGGTGGCCTCATTCGCCAAAATGACAATTTCCGTCAAACCTGCGCCGGTTTGGTCATGCAATTCGCGTGCAATCGTTTCTCGGAATTTCTGCATTCTCAAATAAGATCGTATCCTATATAAAACTATGCCTGCAATGGTAAGTACACCAGTGAAGATGCATCCCAAAAAAAACCATGTTGTTTGCCAAAATGGAGGGTCAATATAAAAATCAAATTTTTCTTCTTTTCCCCATAATCCATCGCGTCCAGCGCCACGAACCCTAAAAGTATATGCTCCAGACGATAAATTTTCATAATGTGCCGTACGTTCACCTGAAGTTGCCCGTATCCAACTGTCATTGAATCCATCCAGGGCATACTGATATTGATTTAGCTTTGGATTGTCAAAGTCAAGAACCGCAAACTTAAAACTAATCGTATTGTCCTGGTAGTATAATTTTAGTGGAGATGCATTGTTGTATCCGATGGAAGTTCCATTCACACTAATGTCGGTAATGGTTACATTGGGTTGTGGTACTTTCTTATGTATGTTCTTTGGGAAAAAGGAAGTGATGCCGTTTATTCCACCGAAAAAAAGCTTGCCTGATTGAGACTTTAAGAAAGCCCCGCTATTAAACTCATTGCTCTGTAATCCGTCACCTTTGTCATAATTGAAAAATCGCCTTGTGGACATATCAAACATTGAAATTCCATTATTAGTGCTCATCCATAAATTGCTATCGGCGTCTTCAATGATGTTATACACAACATTACTAGCCAGACCGTCCTCCTGAGTATAAACAGTGAATGAAGAATCTTGTTCATTGAACTTACACAAGCCTCCACTGGTTCCAACCCATATATCCCCGGTTGACGATTCGGTTATTCCGAAGATATTGTTACCTCCTATGCTACCAATTTGTTTTTTTTCATAAATAAAGCGATTCCAAGTTTTCGTTCGGCGGTCGAATATTTGTAAGCCATACCCCCATGTTCCAATCCATAAGTTGCCCATACGGTCGTCATAAATAGAGTTGACCAAATCAAATCCCCATTCTCCTTGTAGATCACTGTTAGTGAAAACCGTAGTTGTGCCGGTAGTT encodes:
- a CDS encoding response regulator transcription factor — translated: MSEIQVIITDDNVTVRQGLSSLINGTDGFRCIGTYADAETLLEKLKRTLPNVILMDIKMPGMSGIQALKHIKAHYANINIIMLTVYDDNELILEALLSGADGYLVKHTQPIRLLESIREVCSGGSPMNANIAKKIVSLLKAFHSYNVTEDQKITLSERERDILTRLSKGYTHESIADDLHIHISTIKYHLRNIYTKLHASTKSEAIAKAIRNRII